From the genome of Labedella gwakjiensis:
TGCATGCCGGACGAGCGCGTCGCGATCCACCCGCCGAGGGACGAGTGCGTGAAGCTGTCGGGGTAGTGGCCCATCGTCCAGCCGCGTGCCCCGAGCTGCTCCTCGAGGTCCGGGCCGAGCACGCCGGCCTGGAAGGTCGCGAGCCCCGAGTACTCGTCGATCTCGATGAGCTTCCGGAGTCGACCCATGTCGATGGAGGCGATCACGCGCTCCTCGGCGACGGGCGGCTCGAGGCTGCCGGAGATGTTGCTTCCGCCGCCGAACGGGATGAGGACGGCGTCGTTCTCGACGGCCCACGACACGATGAGCTCGACCTGCGCCTCGTCGGCGGGATAGAGGACCACGTCGGGGACGCGGGGGAGCAGGTGTGCGCGGAGCCGCAGGAGGTCTCGGATGCTCTTGCCGTAGGTGTGCACGACGCGCTCGAGGTCGTCGGTGAGGGCGTAGCCGGCCCCGACGATCGCGGTGAGGGCGGTGTGGGCGTCGTCGGAGAGCCGTGAAGCGGGGACCTCGACGGAGGAGAAGTCGTCGACGGGCGCCGGCGGCGTCGAGACGTCGAGACCCACGGCCTTCCGCACGAACGGCGCGAACGCCGGCTTGTCCTCGTGGTGGAAGCCGACTCCCTCGACTCCCCACCCCCACCACTTCATGTGCGCGACGTCGGTCATGCTGCCCCTTCGTTCCGTGACGCGCCTGACGACGGGTCGATCCTGCGTTGTCCATCGACGCCGGGTTCGGCGAGCGAGAGGTAGAGGTCGCGCACGCTCGACTCGATGCGGCGGTTGAAAGCCGTCACGGTCTCGCCCGCGCGATGCACGAGGGGCGCGCCGAAGGCGACGGCCACGGGAGGCCGGCCGCGGACGGGCCAGTTGCGGGTCCGCGGCATCGCGGCCTGGGCACCGAAGACAGCTACGGGTACGCACGGCACCTGCGCCTTGATGGAGAGCGCGGCAGCCCCGGCCTTGAAGGGAGCGATCGTCGTGTCCCGGGACCGCGTCCCCTCGGGGAAGATCAGCACGGGCACGCCGGCCTCGAGGAGCGTCGTCGCGAGTCCCTTGGACCGCAGCTCCCCGACACGGTCGACGGGGAAGGCGTTGAAGAACAGGGCGGTGAGCCCCTTCCTCCACCAGACGTCGAAGAAGTAGTCGGCCGCGGCCGCCGCCGCGAGGTAGCGGCTGTGGCGGTGGGGGAGCGCGCCCATGACGAGCGGTGCGTCGAGGTGACTGGAGTGGTTCGCCACGATGACGAACGTCTTCGGGAGATCGTCGAGACGGTGCGTGCCGTGCGTGGAGACGTGCACGAGGGACCAGACGAGCGGCTTCAGGAGGAGTCGCTGAGCGACGAAGCGGGCACCGGCGTGCAGGGATGAGGTGTAGCGGGTGCGGCGTCGCGATCGCCCTGGTCGTTCCACTCGCTCAGAGTAGTGCGAATCCGACGCGAATCGAAACGGTCACCGTAGCGATACACTCGCAACGGCGTTATCCGCTCAGTGTCGGCGGCTCGACGAGATCCGGCCGGACACCCAGCGGATGGCGCCACGGGGAGCGTGCCGCGCGAGCCACATCAGCACACGGAACCGCACCGAAGGGATCGAGATGACGCGTCCTCTCGCGACGTCCCGCAGGCACTCGGCGACGAGCGCATCCGCGTCGATCCACAGGAACGACGGGATGGACGATGCCCGGATCCCGGCGCGTTCGTGGAACTCGGTGCGGACCCAGCCGGGGCAGAGCGCTGTGACGCCGACGCCCGTCCCCGCGAGTTCCACCGCGAGCCCCTCCGAGTACGTGGTCACCCACGCTTTGACGGCAGAGTAGGCGCCCATGGTGATGAACCCGGCTGTGCTCGACGTGTTGACGATGTACCCGCTCCCACGCGCCGACATCGCCCGTCCTGCGGCCCCTCCGAGGACGAGGACGGCGCGGACCATGACGTCGAGCGCCCGCTCGTGCAGCGTCGTGTCCTCCGCGAGGAGTGCGTCGTGCACGCCGAAGCCGGCGTTGTTCACGAGCATGTCGATCGGCCGTTCGGCGCGTTCGAGCACGGCGGCGACACGACCGACGTCCTCGCGATCGGCGAGATCCGCGGCAACCGTTTCGACTTCGACTCCGAACCTGCTCGAGAGGTCGGCGGCCGCGGTGGCCAGCCGGTCGGCGTCGCGGGCGACGAGCACGAGATCGGTTCCGCGGGAGGCGAGGGCGCTCGCGAAGGCTGCGCCGATGCCGGAGGTTCCGCCGGTGATGAGGGCTATGGGCATGGGCATCACGATACGACAGGCTCGTGACGGCGGCCCTCACGCCGCCAGGGCTCGAGACGACGCCGGTCGAGCCCGAGATCGCAGAGACACGATGACGACGAACACGACGAGCACCCCACCGGAGGAACACGAATGACCGAGACCGCCGACGCCCAGCGCGGCTTCGACATCCGGGCCTTCACGCGCACGGCCGTCGGGAGCCACGCCGACACGCTTCCCCTCGAGGAGTTCGCCGAGCGCCCGCTGACGGCTCGGACCGTGCGCACGCTCGCCTACCTGCGCGACGTCGAGCGCTCCACGATGCACCACATGCGCGACGTCCTCGTGACGCCGTCGCACAAAGACGCTCGTCTCACGGCGTTCCTCGCCACGTGGGCCTTCGAGAAGTACTGGATCGCCGATGCCTTCGACCGCATCGTCGGTGCTCACCCGGCGCCCGTGCGCGCCGAGCGCGGAGTGATCGGGCGGGCGCTCCACCGCGTCGACGAGACCCGCGACCGCCTCGCGCCGATCGGCACGGCGATCGCCGCGAACCTCATCGGAGAGGACGTGATCGCGACGCACGTCACCCGCGGGACCATCGACGAGTACTGGACCCAGGAGGTGTACAGGGCCATCGCCGACGCCGAGGCGCGGCCGGAGCTCACGGAGCTCCTGGCGACGTTCGCCGACGTGCGCTCCCGCCACCGCGTCTTCTTCGAGGACGAGGCCGTGCGTCGCCTGGCGGAGACCGAGGGGGCGCGACGCCTCACTCGGGCGATGCTCTCCCACCGTTTCCTCCCCACCGGGATGCGGGACGAGCCGTCGGCCGAGACGCGGCACGTCTTCCGTTCGCTCTTCCCCGACGCGCGATCGCGCGGCCGGATCGCCCGGATCGATCGCCGCATCGACGCGCTTCCCGGCGTCGGCGGACTGCGTGTGATGCAACGCGCCGCACAGCGATTCGGAGCGGCGGCATGACCGGCGCCGAGATGTCCGACGGCGAGCAGGCCGCGATCCGCGCGCTCGAGGACGCCCTCGGCGAGGGCGCTCTCGCGAACCAGCACATCCTCCTCACGGGTGCGACGGGATTCGTCGGCCAGGCCCTCCTCGAGAAGCTCCTCGCCGAGTATCCGAGCACGCGCATCAGCGTCCTCATCCGGCCGCGCGGCTCCCTCACGGGCACGAAGCGCCTCACGAGCCTCATGCGGAAGCCCGTCTTCAAGCCGTGGCGCGAGCGCGTGGGGGCCGAGGAGGCCGACCGCCAGGTCGCCGAGCGCGTCACCGTCATCGAGTCGAGCATGGGCGACGTCGCCGAGCTGCCCGGCGACCTCGACGTCCTCATCCACAGCGCGTCGACGGTGTCGTTCGACCCGCCGATCGACGAGGCGTTCCGCACGAACGTCCAGGGCGCCGTCGGACTCTACGAGGCGCTCCTGCGCACGGGATCCGACCCGCACGTCGTGCACGTCTCCACCGCCTACGTCGGCGGCATCCGCAAGGGCACGGCCGTCGAGGCCTCGCTCGAGCACGCCGTCGACTGGCGGACGGAGCTCGACGCGGCGATCGCCGCCCGAGCGGCCGTGGAGGCGTCGTCACGCCGACCCGAGGTGCTCCGCTCCCTCATCGCCACGGCGCGCGCCGAGTCCGGCAAGGTCGGGCCGCAGGCCGTCGCGGCC
Proteins encoded in this window:
- a CDS encoding lysophospholipid acyltransferase family protein; the protein is MERPGRSRRRTRYTSSLHAGARFVAQRLLLKPLVWSLVHVSTHGTHRLDDLPKTFVIVANHSSHLDAPLVMGALPHRHSRYLAAAAAADYFFDVWWRKGLTALFFNAFPVDRVGELRSKGLATTLLEAGVPVLIFPEGTRSRDTTIAPFKAGAAALSIKAQVPCVPVAVFGAQAAMPRTRNWPVRGRPPVAVAFGAPLVHRAGETVTAFNRRIESSVRDLYLSLAEPGVDGQRRIDPSSGASRNEGAA
- a CDS encoding SDR family NAD(P)-dependent oxidoreductase, with protein sequence MPIALITGGTSGIGAAFASALASRGTDLVLVARDADRLATAAADLSSRFGVEVETVAADLADREDVGRVAAVLERAERPIDMLVNNAGFGVHDALLAEDTTLHERALDVMVRAVLVLGGAAGRAMSARGSGYIVNTSSTAGFITMGAYSAVKAWVTTYSEGLAVELAGTGVGVTALCPGWVRTEFHERAGIRASSIPSFLWIDADALVAECLRDVARGRVISIPSVRFRVLMWLARHAPRGAIRWVSGRISSSRRH